One Peptostreptococcus equinus genomic window carries:
- a CDS encoding type I restriction enzyme HsdR N-terminal domain-containing protein — protein sequence MSKELVKERVVEYLIKELNVPEDMIEIDTPLSEYEEGVEGTLDITVVALDEDDCLLPLMVIHCLDDDIDLDEQVVEGQMDFLELIDETTHVGRMILTNGDQMMYADWNGTELEDEEALPTYDKMIEEYKATEKEYKDYVAEHPDYLEEHDHDHDNHHEN from the coding sequence ATGTCAAAAGAATTAGTAAAAGAAAGAGTTGTAGAATATTTGATTAAAGAGCTTAATGTACCTGAAGATATGATTGAAATAGATACACCATTATCAGAATATGAGGAAGGTGTAGAAGGTACACTTGACATCACAGTAGTAGCACTTGATGAAGATGATTGTTTATTACCTTTAATGGTAATTCATTGTTTAGATGATGATATTGACTTAGACGAACAGGTTGTAGAGGGTCAAATGGACTTTTTAGAACTGATTGATGAAACTACTCATGTTGGTAGAATGATTCTTACAAACGGTGATCAAATGATGTATGCAGATTGGAATGGAACTGAATTAGAGGATGAAGAAGCTCTTCCTACATATGATAAGATGATAGAAGAGTATAAAGCAACTGAAAAAGAATATAAAGATTATGTGGCTGAACATCCAGATTATCTAGAAGAACATGACCACGACCATGATAATCATCACGAGAACTAA
- a CDS encoding polysaccharide deacetylase family protein, with the protein MDNDDRIVTQEDINNSKNKKVDSEDIELTREFEPLDNNAITEESISDDEIVLDQAKESNIIDEDMNSIRNTDIYAKHNRIQKLKDKKKNKTKKTILFIIILLSILLCVGIFVAYKLNPSSADINADNKTNLEFEKMLDEKNNKNKAVIGQKEDAKKIYGVDAAKVWNSLNTYDIDNNGKKEVFLTFDDGPSTTNTPKVLKILNDNNVKGTFFVTGKAQTIDGAPQILRQLYDNGMAIGNHSYSHDYTFLYPKRIYNEKNFLSDIKKNEKKIQESLGMPNFTTRVIRCPGGQMSWQKTEPLNNYFIANDMVSMDWNSLNGDAEPPKKDAKALYDFAVKESKGKNLIVLLMHDTYGKEETVKYLDNIIKYYKSQGYEFKTLV; encoded by the coding sequence ATGGATAATGATGATAGAATTGTCACACAAGAAGACATTAATAATAGTAAAAATAAAAAAGTAGATTCAGAGGATATTGAACTCACAAGAGAATTTGAACCTTTAGACAATAATGCTATTACAGAAGAATCAATTTCAGATGATGAAATAGTATTAGACCAAGCTAAAGAATCTAATATAATTGATGAAGATATGAACTCTATAAGAAATACCGATATATATGCAAAGCATAACAGAATACAAAAACTTAAAGATAAAAAGAAAAATAAAACTAAAAAAACAATTCTTTTTATAATTATATTATTATCTATTCTTCTATGTGTCGGCATATTTGTAGCATATAAATTAAATCCTAGTTCAGCAGATATTAATGCTGACAATAAGACTAATCTAGAATTTGAAAAAATGTTAGATGAAAAAAATAATAAAAATAAAGCTGTAATTGGTCAGAAAGAAGACGCAAAAAAAATATATGGTGTAGATGCTGCTAAAGTATGGAATTCATTAAATACTTACGATATTGATAATAATGGCAAAAAAGAAGTTTTTTTGACATTTGATGATGGACCTTCAACAACAAATACCCCTAAAGTTTTGAAAATATTGAATGACAACAATGTAAAGGGAACTTTCTTTGTAACTGGTAAAGCACAAACTATTGATGGCGCTCCTCAGATCCTTAGACAGTTGTATGATAATGGTATGGCTATAGGCAATCATTCCTATTCACATGATTACACTTTCTTATATCCGAAGAGAATATACAATGAAAAGAATTTTTTAAGCGATATAAAGAAAAATGAAAAAAAGATTCAAGAATCTCTAGGAATGCCTAATTTTACAACAAGAGTTATAAGATGTCCTGGTGGGCAGATGTCATGGCAAAAAACAGAACCTTTAAATAATTACTTCATTGCAAATGATATGGTATCAATGGATTGGAATAGTTTAAATGGCGATGCAGAACCACCAAAGAAAGATGCTAAAGCATTATATGACTTCGCAGTTAAAGAATCTAAAGGTAAAAATTTAATAGTTCTTTTAATGCATGATACTTATGGAAAAGAAGAAACAGTCAAATACTTAGACAATATTATAAAATACTATAAATCTCAAGGATATGAATTTAAGACTTTAGTGTAA
- a CDS encoding rubredoxin-like domain-containing protein: MRRYKCKECGYIHIGDSAPDVCPVCAYDSEVFFLMDEENIKKENEYFEMIDSPNPELLKKMRKQLDSVSRLSSVVWSMYNQALNEGKNDMAQEFRDISAKLTRQSSVFVMFLGEFLEFNSEANMEELKNQLNKINLKNQEIINLLIEDGNDNEAEILSNIMK; the protein is encoded by the coding sequence ATGAGAAGATACAAATGTAAAGAATGCGGTTATATACATATAGGTGATAGTGCTCCAGATGTATGTCCTGTATGCGCATACGATTCTGAAGTTTTTTTCTTGATGGATGAGGAGAATATAAAGAAAGAAAATGAGTATTTTGAAATGATTGATTCACCAAATCCAGAACTCTTGAAGAAGATGAGAAAGCAACTCGACAGTGTAAGTAGACTATCATCTGTAGTCTGGTCTATGTATAATCAAGCCTTAAATGAAGGTAAAAACGATATGGCTCAAGAATTTAGGGATATATCGGCAAAACTTACTAGACAATCTTCAGTTTTCGTTATGTTTTTAGGTGAATTTTTAGAATTTAATAGTGAAGCTAATATGGAAGAGTTAAAAAACCAGTTAAATAAAATTAATTTAAAAAATCAAGAAATTATAAATTTGCTAATAGAAGATGGAAATGATAATGAAGCTGAAATATTAAGTAATATAATGAAATAA
- a CDS encoding dihydroorotase → MRKLLIKNGLIINPANSFEEIADLLIENGIVSSIAKEINDPHAQIINAKGYIVCPGLIDIHAHFREPGQTHKEDIISGSKAAAAGGFTSVLLMANTNPKTDSVQRLKNIQKKAELACINIYQESALTYDFKDMLVDMEALSKNGAIGFTNDGVPVMNTSLLRKAMIKAKELDTIIALHEEDNSLISNHGINESDVAKSLSLIGAPRVAEDVMVARDCMLALDTGAKIDIQHISSGVSVDFVRYIKSLGANVIAEATPHHFTLTEDDVKKYSTLAKMNPPLRTHEDREKIIQGLIDDTIEIIATDHAPHTKEEKETEFSKAPSGIIGLETALSLSVDQLVNTGRLSMSHMLSKLTINPSKHYKLDRGDISHGKVADICIFNPNEEYVVTDKFYSKSSNSPFINWKLPAKIKYTICSGKIVYSDSDLNK, encoded by the coding sequence ATGAGAAAATTACTAATAAAAAATGGTTTAATTATAAACCCAGCAAATTCATTTGAAGAGATAGCAGATTTACTTATTGAAAATGGTATAGTTTCGTCAATTGCAAAAGAAATAAATGATCCTCATGCACAGATTATAAATGCAAAGGGATATATAGTTTGTCCTGGATTAATTGATATACATGCACATTTTAGAGAACCTGGTCAAACACATAAAGAAGATATAATCTCAGGCTCAAAGGCTGCTGCCGCTGGTGGTTTTACATCTGTTCTTTTGATGGCAAATACTAACCCTAAAACCGATTCTGTTCAGAGATTAAAAAATATTCAAAAAAAAGCAGAGTTAGCTTGTATAAATATATATCAAGAATCAGCACTTACATACGATTTTAAAGATATGCTAGTAGACATGGAGGCTCTTAGTAAAAATGGTGCTATCGGCTTCACAAATGATGGGGTTCCTGTGATGAATACATCTTTACTTAGAAAAGCAATGATTAAAGCCAAGGAACTCGATACTATAATTGCACTTCATGAAGAAGATAATAGTTTAATATCCAACCATGGAATAAACGAATCTGATGTGGCTAAATCTTTATCTCTAATAGGAGCTCCCAGAGTGGCCGAAGATGTTATGGTAGCAAGGGATTGCATGTTAGCTTTGGATACTGGTGCAAAAATAGATATTCAGCATATTTCATCTGGTGTATCAGTAGATTTTGTTAGATACATTAAATCATTGGGAGCAAATGTTATAGCAGAGGCTACTCCTCATCATTTTACACTTACCGAGGATGATGTAAAAAAATATTCAACTCTTGCAAAAATGAATCCCCCTCTTAGAACTCATGAAGATAGAGAAAAAATTATTCAAGGTTTGATAGACGATACTATAGAAATAATAGCTACAGACCATGCCCCACATACAAAAGAAGAAAAAGAAACAGAATTTTCTAAGGCTCCTAGTGGTATAATAGGTTTAGAGACTGCCCTATCACTTTCAGTTGATCAGCTTGTAAATACAGGTAGATTATCTATGTCACATATGCTTTCTAAACTTACTATAAATCCATCAAAACATTATAAACTTGATAGAGGAGATATTAGTCATGGAAAAGTAGCTGATATTTGTATATTCAATCCTAATGAAGAATATGTTGTTACTGACAAATTTTACTCTAAATCATCCAATTCACCTTTTATAAATTGGAAATTACCTGCTAAGATTAAGTACACTATATGCTCAGGTAAAATTGTCTACTCAGATTCAGATTTAAATAAATAA
- a CDS encoding ABC transporter permease encodes MIFTLLKNSISNLKGHKLRLIIAFIWLIIGITSVVFVSSVGNAMSKLFKNTFQNIAPRTAVIYYQEKTNDGYIQEDLDSKLVQPFNPSDLQVLSNVKGVKKITPSAKPIQLFAGFDENMYQAKISFFDKASATGVIAHNAEKKYKIIEGKSITKEDENRNVIVINNKVKKDLFKDKSPLGKGVNINNLVYEVIGVYDLDIVYDRAEKEFRKKTSFDAIQPSCIIPKKPYDILTGAIYQKGEINNLKIDVEDDADVDKVSKEVLKQVNALHPKVSGNYNIQSQSTIQESTEAITKGIDKFVMIITIVSMVVGGVGIMNIMYVSVMERNIEIGIRRALGAKPRTILFQFLIESVFITACGGILGLFVGYAVTIHSRNILPFKPIPSFNSFLYAFLAIALTGIIFGLVPAYKASKLDPIKVIYK; translated from the coding sequence ATGATATTTACATTACTAAAGAACTCCATCTCAAATTTAAAAGGCCATAAGCTGAGACTAATCATCGCCTTTATTTGGCTAATAATTGGTATTACTTCTGTAGTTTTTGTCAGTTCTGTAGGTAATGCAATGAGCAAACTATTTAAAAACACTTTTCAAAATATAGCTCCAAGAACAGCAGTAATTTATTATCAAGAAAAAACAAATGATGGTTACATACAAGAAGATTTAGATTCTAAGCTAGTTCAACCTTTTAATCCTAGTGATTTGCAAGTTTTATCAAATGTAAAGGGTGTAAAAAAAATCACACCTTCAGCTAAGCCTATTCAATTGTTTGCTGGTTTTGATGAAAATATGTACCAAGCTAAGATATCATTTTTTGATAAAGCATCTGCAACTGGTGTTATAGCTCATAACGCTGAAAAAAAATACAAAATTATAGAAGGTAAGTCTATAACTAAGGAAGATGAAAATAGGAATGTTATAGTTATTAATAATAAAGTTAAAAAAGACTTATTCAAAGATAAGTCTCCCCTTGGTAAAGGTGTAAACATTAATAATTTAGTTTATGAAGTGATTGGTGTGTATGATTTAGATATTGTATACGATCGAGCTGAAAAAGAATTTAGAAAAAAAACCAGCTTTGACGCTATTCAACCATCTTGTATAATTCCCAAAAAACCTTATGATATTTTAACAGGTGCTATTTATCAAAAAGGCGAAATAAATAATTTAAAAATTGATGTTGAAGATGATGCAGACGTTGATAAAGTATCTAAAGAAGTATTAAAGCAAGTAAATGCCCTTCATCCTAAAGTTAGTGGAAATTATAATATCCAAAGTCAAAGCACTATACAAGAATCAACTGAAGCTATAACAAAAGGTATAGATAAATTCGTTATGATTATTACTATAGTATCAATGGTAGTCGGTGGTGTTGGTATAATGAATATAATGTATGTTTCTGTAATGGAAAGAAATATAGAAATAGGTATTAGAAGAGCTCTAGGTGCCAAACCTAGAACCATCCTATTCCAATTTTTAATAGAATCAGTATTCATTACTGCTTGTGGAGGTATCTTAGGTTTATTTGTAGGATATGCTGTAACAATACACTCTAGAAATATACTTCCATTTAAGCCCATACCAAGCTTTAATAGTTTCTTATACGCGTTTTTAGCTATCGCACTAACAGGTATAATATTCGGATTAGTGCCTGCTTATAAAGCTTCCAAGTTGGATCCTATCAAAGTTATATATAAATAA
- a CDS encoding ABC transporter ATP-binding protein: protein MQIELKDVQKYYKVGKEKLHVLKNINLEIQSGEFLMIMGKSGSGKTTLLNILGFLDKLDEGKFIFESQDVSNLSENKRSELRAHKIGYVFQQFNLIETLNVWQNIEVPLLYSGHKNKNERKKLIESRLYDVGLLEKANSFPNHLSGGQKQRVAIARALVNNPSIIFADEPTGALDSETGEDIMNLLSKLNKSGTTIIMVTHDHDMTKYASKVVTLKDGVFNKGGL, encoded by the coding sequence ATACAAATAGAATTAAAAGATGTACAGAAGTATTATAAAGTAGGGAAAGAAAAACTTCATGTATTAAAAAATATTAATTTAGAAATTCAGTCTGGAGAATTCTTAATGATTATGGGTAAATCTGGTAGCGGTAAGACTACCCTACTAAATATTTTAGGTTTTTTAGACAAGCTTGACGAAGGAAAGTTTATATTTGAATCACAAGATGTAAGCAATCTTAGTGAGAATAAACGTTCTGAATTAAGGGCACATAAAATCGGATATGTATTTCAGCAATTTAATTTAATCGAAACTTTAAATGTCTGGCAAAATATTGAAGTTCCACTTCTTTATAGTGGACATAAAAATAAAAATGAAAGAAAAAAATTAATAGAATCAAGATTATATGATGTTGGCTTGCTGGAAAAAGCTAATAGTTTCCCTAATCACCTATCAGGTGGTCAAAAACAAAGAGTTGCAATCGCAAGAGCTTTGGTAAACAATCCAAGCATTATCTTTGCAGATGAACCAACTGGTGCACTCGATAGTGAAACTGGTGAAGATATCATGAATCTTCTAAGTAAACTAAACAAATCTGGTACAACTATTATTATGGTCACGCATGACCATGATATGACTAAATATGCAAGTAAAGTTGTCACACTTAAAGATGGTGTATTTAATAAAGGAGGTCTTTAA
- a CDS encoding efflux RND transporter periplasmic adaptor subunit, with product MSFKDKCRLFIDKVKTDRKTQVIIGCLIISLFLVVGGLVVYNNLNQKPEQSVQTYTVPENEKVFINGIVVPRESKSIPAPSNGVTPDIRVSQGQTVKKDDVLYIVKDETAISEIANVKSQIDSLNRQRNTLKSDDPGLISINGQIASLNNTLSALNAKAYTKIKSPMDGKVYLNNNKNTSSLGEKSNLMAIQTVDYVMNGTLAEQDLSKIKLDMTANVTLLSTGEVVKGRVSYISERPTSSPSSAIADASQATGQASPSVSFYDVVLSFDTQEGIVDGYHTQATIEINTDKHKVPSSSIIKDNNEIYVFTDVDGILTKVNIEIVTEDENYATVTGKLNQNDIVIKNPTKNMKDGDTVPKIQNNSKDDKKSE from the coding sequence ATGTCTTTTAAAGATAAATGTAGACTGTTCATTGACAAAGTAAAAACTGATAGAAAAACTCAAGTAATAATTGGTTGTTTGATAATATCACTTTTTTTAGTTGTTGGAGGTCTAGTTGTATATAATAATTTAAATCAAAAACCGGAGCAAAGTGTACAGACCTACACTGTTCCTGAAAATGAAAAAGTATTTATAAATGGTATTGTAGTGCCTAGAGAAAGTAAATCTATACCTGCACCATCAAATGGTGTAACTCCTGATATTAGAGTTAGCCAAGGTCAGACTGTAAAGAAAGATGATGTATTATATATAGTTAAGGATGAAACTGCTATATCTGAAATAGCAAATGTTAAAAGTCAGATAGATAGCCTAAACAGACAAAGAAATACGCTGAAGAGTGATGATCCAGGACTGATTAGTATTAATGGTCAAATAGCTTCACTCAATAACACTCTTTCTGCTTTAAATGCTAAAGCATATACTAAAATAAAATCCCCAATGGACGGTAAGGTTTATTTAAACAATAACAAAAATACAAGTTCTTTAGGAGAAAAATCAAATTTAATGGCAATACAGACAGTAGACTATGTAATGAATGGAACTTTAGCAGAACAGGATCTATCGAAAATCAAACTTGATATGACAGCGAATGTCACTTTATTATCAACAGGTGAAGTTGTAAAAGGAAGAGTTTCTTATATTTCTGAAAGGCCTACTAGTTCACCAAGCTCTGCAATAGCTGATGCAAGCCAAGCTACAGGTCAAGCTTCTCCTTCGGTATCTTTTTATGATGTAGTTCTATCTTTTGATACTCAAGAAGGAATAGTAGATGGTTATCATACACAAGCTACTATAGAAATAAATACTGATAAACATAAAGTTCCATCTAGTTCAATTATAAAAGATAACAACGAAATATATGTATTTACTGATGTTGATGGTATATTAACTAAAGTGAACATAGAAATAGTAACTGAAGATGAAAATTATGCGACTGTTACAGGAAAGTTAAATCAAAATGACATAGTGATTAAGAACCCTACTAAAAATATGAAAGATGGAGATACGGTCCCAAAAATTCAAAACAATTCTAAAGATGATAAAAAATCAGAATAA
- a CDS encoding sulfurtransferase — MNRLINVDEFFKLVKSNQKVVILDCRFDLMNKSYGVDSYAKGHIEGAYLFDLETALVDPISEHGGRHPFRNHDDLIKEFKKYGIDDDTIVVAYDDGDMQGAGRLVFQLNNLGHYKSYALDGGFTSYKKYGGKIQIEKNIPNASEKSISTKADWSFIVDMDYVKSKLYDKDTTLIDSRSNPRYLGLEEPVDKVAGHIPSAVNYFFMDTMDLENIDKSSFKSKEELQKHFQNLDPKKEIIVYCGSGISLMVNALALDIAEIPYKIYPGSFSDWISYNDNQIATGDENN, encoded by the coding sequence TTGAATAGACTAATTAATGTTGACGAGTTCTTTAAACTTGTAAAAAGTAATCAAAAAGTTGTAATCTTGGATTGTAGATTTGATTTGATGAACAAAAGTTACGGAGTTGATTCATATGCCAAGGGACACATAGAAGGTGCTTATCTTTTTGATTTAGAAACAGCTCTTGTAGACCCTATATCTGAACATGGCGGAAGGCACCCTTTCAGAAATCATGATGATTTAATAAAGGAATTTAAAAAATATGGAATAGATGATGATACTATAGTAGTCGCTTACGATGATGGAGATATGCAGGGTGCAGGTAGACTAGTATTTCAGTTAAATAATTTAGGACATTATAAATCGTACGCACTAGATGGTGGATTTACAAGTTATAAAAAATATGGTGGAAAAATACAAATTGAAAAAAATATTCCTAATGCATCTGAAAAATCTATATCAACTAAGGCTGATTGGTCTTTTATCGTAGATATGGATTATGTAAAGTCTAAACTTTATGATAAGGATACAACTTTAATAGATTCTCGTTCTAATCCTAGATATTTGGGACTTGAAGAACCTGTAGACAAAGTAGCTGGTCATATACCTAGTGCAGTTAATTACTTTTTTATGGATACAATGGATTTAGAAAACATCGATAAGTCTTCTTTTAAAAGCAAGGAGGAATTACAAAAACATTTCCAAAATCTAGATCCTAAAAAGGAAATTATAGTATATTGTGGTTCAGGCATTTCATTAATGGTAAATGCTTTAGCTCTAGATATTGCAGAAATCCCTTACAAAATTTATCCTGGTAGCTTTTCTGATTGGATAAGTTATAATGATAATCAAATTGCAACAGGCGATGAAAATAACTAA
- a CDS encoding sulfide/dihydroorotate dehydrogenase-like FAD/NAD-binding protein, with the protein MSYKIVDKQQLNEVVYLMDIEAPRVARSAKPGQFIIVIIDEKGERMPLTIADYDKEKGTVTIVFQTVGDSSKKLGNLNIGDSIRDFVGPLGQPSEFIHEDIEELKKKKMIFIAGGVGAAPVYPQVKWLHEHGVDVDVIIGARSKDILIYEEKMKSVAKNLYICTDDGTYGFHGNVTNMLDELVTKQGKSYDEAVVIGPMIMMKFACMATKKLNIPTIVSLNTIMVDGTGMCGACRVRIGDEIKFACVDGPEFDGWKVNFDEAMKRQQMFKSEEGRKALRNSDGATHSSPNCKIGGVH; encoded by the coding sequence ATGAGCTATAAGATAGTTGACAAACAACAGCTTAATGAAGTTGTTTATTTAATGGATATAGAAGCTCCAAGAGTTGCTAGATCTGCTAAGCCAGGTCAGTTTATAATAGTAATCATTGATGAAAAAGGCGAGAGAATGCCTTTGACTATTGCTGACTACGATAAGGAAAAGGGAACAGTTACAATTGTTTTCCAAACTGTTGGTGATTCAAGTAAAAAATTAGGAAACTTGAATATTGGTGATTCAATAAGAGATTTTGTAGGTCCACTAGGTCAGCCTAGTGAATTTATTCACGAAGATATTGAAGAATTGAAGAAGAAAAAAATGATATTTATAGCAGGTGGTGTAGGAGCAGCTCCTGTATATCCGCAAGTTAAATGGTTACACGAACATGGAGTAGATGTAGATGTAATTATAGGTGCTAGATCAAAAGACATTCTAATATATGAAGAAAAAATGAAATCTGTAGCAAAGAACTTATATATTTGTACAGATGATGGTACATATGGATTCCATGGTAATGTTACAAATATGTTAGATGAACTTGTAACTAAGCAAGGAAAATCATATGATGAGGCTGTAGTGATCGGACCTATGATAATGATGAAGTTTGCCTGTATGGCAACTAAGAAATTAAATATACCTACAATAGTGAGCTTAAATACTATTATGGTAGATGGTACAGGAATGTGTGGAGCATGTCGTGTTAGAATAGGTGATGAAATCAAGTTTGCTTGTGTTGATGGCCCTGAATTTGATGGTTGGAAAGTTAATTTTGATGAAGCTATGAAGAGACAGCAGATGTTTAAGAGTGAAGAAGGTAGAAAAGCTCTTAGAAACTCTGATGGAGCTACTCATTCTAGCCCAAATTGTAAAATTGGAGGTGTACACTAA
- the gltA gene encoding NADPH-dependent glutamate synthase — protein sequence MPAKTKVPVREQEPKVRAANFEEVCYGYNEEEAMEESLRCLNCKRPKCVEGCPVSINIPAFIQEVKAGNFEDAAKVIAKSSSLPAVCGRVCPQESQCEGQCVVGIKNEPVSIGKLERFVADWSRENEIDLSGNIENNGIKVAVVGSGPSGLACAGDLAKLGYDVTIFEAFHEAGGVLTYGIPEFRLPKSKVVNYEVNSIKKLGVKIENNVVVGRTITIEEMFEEEGFKAVFIGSGAGLPSFMGIPGENANGVLSANEFLTRVNLMKAYIDEYDTPIRVGKKVAVVGGGNVAMDAARTALRLGADSHIVYRRSESELPARVEEVHHAKEEGIIFNLLTNPKEILVDENGDVCGMKCIKMELGEPDESGRRRPVEVEGSEFVIDVDMVIMSLGTKPNPLISSTTPGLEVNKRRCIVADEDGLTSIEGIYAGGDTVTGAATVISAMGAGRKAAEAMDKYLREKYL from the coding sequence ATGCCAGCGAAGACAAAAGTACCAGTAAGAGAGCAAGAACCTAAGGTTAGAGCAGCTAACTTTGAGGAAGTTTGTTATGGATATAATGAAGAAGAGGCTATGGAAGAATCTTTGAGATGTCTTAATTGTAAGAGACCAAAATGCGTTGAAGGATGTCCAGTTTCTATTAATATACCAGCATTTATACAAGAAGTAAAAGCAGGAAACTTTGAAGATGCAGCGAAAGTAATTGCAAAATCAAGTTCTTTACCAGCTGTTTGTGGTAGAGTTTGTCCGCAGGAATCACAGTGTGAAGGGCAGTGTGTAGTTGGTATTAAAAATGAACCAGTATCTATAGGTAAGTTAGAAAGATTTGTAGCTGATTGGTCAAGAGAAAATGAAATAGATTTAAGTGGAAATATTGAAAATAATGGAATAAAGGTAGCCGTTGTAGGATCAGGGCCATCTGGCCTTGCTTGTGCAGGTGACTTAGCTAAATTAGGATATGACGTTACAATTTTTGAAGCTTTTCATGAAGCAGGTGGAGTATTAACTTACGGTATACCAGAATTCAGATTACCAAAGTCAAAGGTAGTTAATTATGAAGTTAATTCAATAAAAAAATTAGGTGTTAAAATTGAAAACAATGTAGTAGTAGGTAGAACAATTACTATAGAAGAAATGTTTGAAGAAGAAGGTTTTAAGGCTGTGTTTATAGGTTCAGGTGCTGGTTTACCTTCATTTATGGGAATACCAGGAGAAAATGCCAATGGTGTTTTATCAGCCAATGAATTTTTAACAAGAGTTAACCTTATGAAAGCCTATATTGATGAGTATGATACACCAATTAGAGTTGGTAAAAAAGTAGCAGTTGTAGGTGGTGGTAATGTTGCTATGGACGCTGCAAGAACAGCATTACGCCTAGGTGCTGATTCTCATATAGTATATAGAAGAAGTGAATCTGAACTACCTGCTAGAGTAGAAGAAGTACATCATGCCAAAGAAGAAGGAATAATATTTAATCTACTTACTAATCCAAAAGAGATACTTGTAGATGAAAATGGTGATGTATGTGGAATGAAATGTATCAAAATGGAATTAGGTGAACCTGATGAGTCTGGAAGAAGAAGACCAGTAGAAGTAGAAGGTTCAGAATTTGTAATAGATGTTGATATGGTAATTATGTCATTAGGTACAAAACCAAATCCATTAATTTCTTCAACTACTCCAGGACTAGAAGTAAATAAAAGAAGATGTATAGTCGCGGATGAAGATGGTTTAACATCAATAGAGGGGATTTATGCTGGTGGAGATACAGTAACAGGAGCAGCTACAGTAATATCTGCAATGGGTGCGGGTAGAAAAGCTGCAGAAGCTATGGATAAGTATTTAAGAGAAAAATATCTTTAA
- a CDS encoding pseudouridine synthase, with protein sequence MRINKFIASCGVASRRKAENLIKEGRISVNDKVIFDLSIDVDPINDKVFFDGKEIKIENDEKIYILLNKPEGYIASVKDQFDRKSVLDIVKIDKRIYPVGRLDYETSGLLLLTNDGDLTYKLTHPKHEVDKTYIASVRGIPTDDELRSFRNGLEIDHYISAKAKITVVKSDVKKNYSVCKVTIHEGHNRQVRKMLEKIGHPVMNLKRISMGSLSLNQLEVGQYRYLTEEEVRYLKNIK encoded by the coding sequence ATGAGAATTAACAAATTTATAGCATCATGTGGTGTTGCTTCAAGAAGAAAAGCAGAAAATCTAATAAAAGAAGGAAGGATATCGGTTAATGATAAAGTGATTTTTGATTTATCAATAGATGTTGATCCTATAAATGACAAAGTTTTCTTTGATGGTAAAGAAATTAAAATAGAAAATGATGAAAAAATATATATTTTATTGAATAAGCCAGAGGGCTATATTGCTAGTGTAAAAGATCAATTTGATAGAAAAAGTGTTCTTGATATAGTAAAGATAGATAAGAGGATTTATCCAGTAGGTAGATTAGATTATGAGACTAGTGGTCTATTATTACTTACAAATGATGGAGATTTAACTTATAAACTTACTCATCCAAAGCACGAAGTAGACAAAACATATATAGCATCTGTAAGAGGAATACCTACTGATGATGAATTAAGGTCATTTAGAAATGGTCTGGAAATTGATCATTATATATCTGCCAAGGCAAAAATTACTGTAGTAAAATCTGATGTAAAGAAAAATTATTCAGTTTGCAAAGTAACAATACATGAAGGTCATAATAGACAAGTAAGAAAAATGTTAGAAAAGATTGGACATCCTGTAATGAATTTGAAAAGAATAAGCATGGGGAGTTTATCTTTGAATCAATTGGAAGTAGGACAATATAGATATTTAACAGAAGAAGAAGTGAGATATCTAAAAAACATAAAATAA